One bacterium DNA segment encodes these proteins:
- a CDS encoding DUF4388 domain-containing protein, giving the protein MSFAGNLKTVSFGDVLQLISTGRRTGALVLQRPHRGKKIFFRSGDIIAAASDPPTDEDRLGQVLLRKGLISVEDLDKALKRQRSTGRRLGQILVELNLLKRDEVTNALRMQVEEVVYGVFGWTDGDFHFNEGEKPEGTQILVELNTLSVMMEGARRFDEYSGIANTLPAEETVLRLVPSPLLKDPEIVLSAEDVDVLSAVNGHRSVAEIVATSSYGEYAASKSLHKLLTSHLVEPCPEVAGAAKQKADEQELTAFVFKLYAHALATVHATLREFLGAAGDRLYFRLPAACYDDPWELAAPLLDSEGNNAAETFRECVARIPAPIRLHRAVSTAQALVREGMGVVRDTLGDPVRGRVAETIKKDLAVLLAQKRALGDKYDLHNEFFAVLKGR; this is encoded by the coding sequence ATGAGCTTCGCAGGCAATCTCAAGACGGTCAGTTTCGGCGACGTGCTGCAGTTGATCTCCACCGGGCGCCGCACGGGCGCGTTGGTCCTCCAGCGCCCGCACCGCGGCAAGAAGATCTTCTTCCGCTCCGGTGACATCATCGCCGCCGCTTCCGACCCGCCCACCGACGAAGACCGTCTCGGCCAGGTGCTGCTCCGCAAGGGGCTGATCAGCGTCGAAGATCTGGACAAGGCGCTCAAGCGTCAGCGATCGACCGGACGCCGCCTCGGGCAGATCCTGGTCGAACTCAATCTGCTCAAGCGCGACGAAGTCACCAACGCTCTGCGCATGCAGGTCGAGGAGGTTGTCTACGGTGTCTTTGGGTGGACGGATGGCGACTTCCACTTCAACGAAGGGGAGAAGCCCGAAGGCACGCAGATTCTCGTCGAGCTGAACACGCTGTCGGTGATGATGGAAGGCGCCCGGCGCTTCGATGAGTACTCCGGCATCGCCAACACCCTGCCGGCCGAAGAGACCGTGCTGCGGCTGGTTCCCTCGCCGCTGCTGAAGGATCCTGAGATCGTCCTGTCGGCGGAAGATGTCGATGTGCTCTCGGCGGTCAACGGCCATCGCTCGGTGGCGGAGATCGTGGCGACCTCATCCTACGGCGAATACGCCGCCTCCAAGTCGTTGCACAAGCTGCTGACGTCGCATCTGGTCGAGCCCTGTCCCGAGGTCGCCGGAGCGGCCAAGCAGAAAGCCGACGAACAGGAACTGACCGCGTTTGTCTTCAAGTTGTACGCGCACGCGCTGGCGACGGTGCATGCGACGCTGCGTGAATTCCTCGGCGCCGCCGGCGACCGTCTGTACTTCCGATTGCCCGCCGCCTGCTATGACGATCCCTGGGAACTGGCTGCGCCGCTGCTTGATTCCGAGGGCAACAACGCCGCCGAGACCTTCCGCGAGTGCGTGGCCCGAATTCCCGCCCCGATTCGTCTCCACCGCGCCGTCTCCACCGCGCAGGCGCTGGTGCGCGAGGGGATGGGGGTCGTGCGCGACACACTTGGCGACCCGGTCCGTGGGCGCGTGGCGGAAACCATTAAGAAGGACTTAGCGGTCCTGCTGGCGCAGAAACGCGCGCTGGGCGATAAGTATGACCTCCACAATGAATTCTTCGCAGTTCTGAAGGGGAGATGA
- the rpsT gene encoding 30S ribosomal protein S20, translating to MPRKHLSVRKRHRQSLVRRARNRSVKSAVRGAVKSVLTATGVDEKKESLKTASSVVDKAAARGVIHKNKAARIKSRLARKVNTAK from the coding sequence GTGCCGAGAAAGCATCTGTCCGTTCGCAAGCGTCACCGCCAGAGTCTGGTACGTCGCGCCCGCAACCGCTCGGTCAAATCGGCCGTGCGCGGCGCGGTCAAGTCTGTCCTGACCGCCACCGGTGTCGACGAGAAGAAAGAGTCGCTGAAGACCGCTTCGTCGGTGGTGGACAAAGCCGCCGCGCGCGGCGTGATCCACAAGAACAAGGCGGCGCGCATCAAATCGCGTCTGGCGCGCAAGGTGAACACCGCGAAGTAA
- the murJ gene encoding murein biosynthesis integral membrane protein MurJ translates to MTIAKDATSAAEGTQSGRRFARQTRVVAMATFASRVLGIVREQVIAYYFGAGAVTDAFVAAFRIPNLLRDFLAEGAFSAAFVPTFSEVLAKEGRPAAMELLRRVLGVFVPALAILCVLGIIFTPQIAHLLSGGTEETPGKIALLVHLARWMFPFLLLISLAAVLMGALNALGRFGIPALAPAGFNVGMILCAVLLARHVDPPVLALAWGVLAGGFLQWAVQAVVIHREGFDHRLRLVAGWRDWRVHQIGRLLVPALLGQAAVQINILAITRAAWELGDGPVAYLNFAFRILFVPLGVFAVAASTVGLARLSKYVADGDEARARQTYRQALQTVLYLVVPTAVAFVALGGPICAALYERGEFGADATAHTARALAFYALGLPAMAAIRACTPLFFAHKDTRTPTLCGVAAVVANLAGMAILTPILGYAGLALSVGLSAVLQVSILLVVASRRYGAMGYASIAGHALVFAVIAALSVGAGYYLWSNAWLSFMPFGVVGQALAMVAVAAVLYLGATWLAGYRNLGSLRKSSTP, encoded by the coding sequence ATGACAATCGCCAAAGACGCTACCTCCGCCGCCGAGGGCACACAATCCGGGAGACGGTTTGCACGTCAGACGCGGGTGGTGGCGATGGCGACTTTCGCCTCGCGCGTCTTAGGCATTGTCCGCGAACAAGTTATCGCTTATTACTTCGGCGCCGGCGCGGTCACCGATGCCTTCGTCGCCGCCTTCCGTATCCCCAATCTGCTTCGCGACTTCCTCGCCGAAGGGGCCTTCTCCGCTGCCTTCGTGCCCACTTTCTCCGAAGTACTCGCCAAGGAGGGGCGTCCGGCGGCCATGGAGCTGCTGCGACGCGTGCTCGGCGTTTTCGTTCCCGCGCTGGCCATCCTTTGCGTGCTGGGCATCATTTTCACTCCGCAGATCGCCCATCTGCTTTCCGGCGGCACCGAAGAGACCCCCGGCAAGATCGCGCTTCTGGTTCACCTGGCCCGCTGGATGTTCCCCTTCCTGCTGCTCATCTCGCTGGCGGCGGTGCTGATGGGCGCGTTGAACGCTCTGGGGCGGTTCGGCATTCCGGCGCTGGCGCCCGCCGGCTTCAATGTCGGGATGATTCTCTGCGCCGTGTTGCTTGCGCGGCATGTCGATCCGCCCGTGCTGGCGCTGGCGTGGGGTGTGCTGGCGGGCGGCTTCCTGCAGTGGGCGGTGCAGGCGGTGGTCATCCATCGCGAAGGTTTCGACCACCGTCTGCGACTGGTTGCCGGTTGGCGTGACTGGCGGGTGCATCAGATCGGACGCCTGCTGGTGCCCGCGCTCCTCGGGCAGGCGGCGGTGCAGATCAATATCCTGGCCATCACTCGCGCCGCCTGGGAACTGGGCGATGGCCCGGTGGCCTACCTCAACTTCGCCTTCCGCATCCTCTTTGTCCCGCTCGGAGTCTTCGCCGTCGCCGCGTCCACGGTCGGCCTGGCGCGTCTGTCGAAGTATGTCGCTGACGGCGATGAGGCACGCGCCCGACAGACATACCGTCAAGCGCTTCAGACCGTTCTCTATCTGGTCGTTCCGACCGCCGTGGCGTTTGTGGCGCTCGGCGGGCCAATCTGCGCCGCGCTCTATGAGCGCGGGGAATTTGGCGCCGACGCCACCGCGCACACCGCGCGGGCGTTGGCGTTCTATGCGCTTGGTCTGCCGGCGATGGCCGCCATCCGCGCCTGCACACCGTTGTTTTTCGCCCACAAGGACACCCGCACGCCCACGCTCTGCGGCGTCGCCGCCGTGGTCGCCAATCTGGCCGGCATGGCGATCTTGACCCCCATCTTGGGATATGCCGGACTGGCGCTCTCGGTAGGACTGTCGGCCGTCCTTCAGGTCAGTATCCTCCTGGTGGTGGCGTCGCGCCGCTATGGAGCGATGGGATATGCGTCGATCGCCGGGCATGCGTTGGTCTTCGCCGTGATCGCCGCTCTGTCCGTCGGCGCCGGCTATTACCTCTGGTCGAATGCCTGGCTGTCGTTTATGCCGTTCGGCGTGGTGGGGCAGGCGCTGGCGATGGTGGCCGTCGCCGCGGTTCTGTATCTTGGCGCCACCTGGCTGGCCGGATATCGCAACTTGGGCAGTCTGCGCAAGTCCAGCACACCATAA
- a CDS encoding ComEC/Rec2 family competence protein: protein MATELSTTSPRRDWIAVRGARHPALLAAAAVAIGVFIGDTLDVAPIHLLWLALAFFPLALWLSGSARPGLRVLAALATLAALVSLGCWRIAAENAGRPSPALLELMSAHRRVEIFARVDGTPFQKTSGWRVPLDLVGVRGRSGNIPVSGRVLLTSISSLQGIRYGDYLRFDGQIFAPSIRRNPGGFDYADYLHRQGFDATIRPETPLTHWAQQHNWSLTNIVDPLRRWIRAVFAERLDPDADALLTGLLLGDTDRLPKPVYDVFRESGTSHLLAVSGANVWLVVGMILLPMYWLAVPRWPRTLLALTVILLFSFLTRNEPSVVRASLMVGFILIGQLLWRPVAALNAVGAAALLILIVAPAHLFRPGFQLSFAAVIGILIAVATVEPRLHGFWRRKWAYTATLFVVASVAATVATAPVSAWHFGTVPIAGVVSNLIMVPLAGFTAQLGLLLLAISPLSATVAGLLAWAIGHLLKLAVAVAQYFAALPLAVLSWPSPSIWVMLHLLLATVLLFNLRHRYRWFRPLAYYAVLLLLGLSIHRLLTSQTATPTISLLDTGGRRVAIIADAAGQVTGLVDDPGLDDDLRQWVVEPFLRYTVGQDDAASWLPWRRDARWAPAVGAATDREGPRWTRFLSAGVDTTGQRRVWADRWSSAQGTILMFRDVPPRDLRLPWEMPSYSAEPLILIVPAAAAPAWIRAAVDACRPSSLILYGSTFHPRDPDEALSFWQLRFPQLPIYQSGAHGGITIECGPTGPIIHPTVAKNPPPAG from the coding sequence ATGGCGACGGAGCTCTCTACCACTTCACCCCGCCGTGATTGGATTGCCGTGCGCGGCGCGCGGCACCCGGCGCTGTTGGCGGCCGCCGCGGTGGCGATCGGTGTATTCATCGGCGACACGCTCGATGTCGCCCCGATCCATCTCCTGTGGCTGGCGCTCGCGTTCTTTCCACTCGCGCTTTGGCTCTCCGGTTCCGCGCGCCCCGGACTGCGTGTGCTCGCCGCGCTGGCGACGCTGGCGGCGTTGGTGTCGCTGGGGTGCTGGCGTATTGCAGCGGAAAACGCCGGACGTCCCTCGCCCGCCCTGCTGGAATTGATGTCGGCCCATCGCCGCGTTGAAATCTTCGCGCGCGTCGATGGCACCCCATTTCAAAAGACCAGCGGCTGGCGTGTGCCGCTGGACTTGGTCGGCGTGCGCGGCCGTTCCGGCAACATCCCGGTGTCCGGACGGGTTCTCTTGACCTCGATCTCGTCGCTTCAGGGCATACGCTATGGCGACTACCTGCGTTTTGATGGGCAGATCTTCGCGCCCTCCATCCGTCGCAATCCCGGCGGCTTTGACTACGCCGATTATCTCCACCGGCAGGGGTTTGACGCCACGATCCGTCCGGAAACTCCGCTGACCCACTGGGCGCAGCAGCACAATTGGTCGTTGACCAATATTGTCGATCCGCTCCGCCGCTGGATCCGCGCCGTCTTTGCCGAGCGTCTTGACCCCGACGCCGATGCGCTTCTGACGGGATTGCTCCTGGGCGACACCGACCGCCTGCCCAAGCCGGTCTATGATGTGTTTCGCGAGTCGGGAACCTCGCATCTTCTGGCGGTTTCCGGCGCGAACGTCTGGCTGGTGGTGGGGATGATCCTCCTGCCGATGTACTGGCTGGCGGTGCCGCGCTGGCCGCGCACTCTGCTGGCCCTGACCGTCATCCTGCTCTTCAGCTTTCTGACCCGCAACGAGCCCTCCGTTGTGCGCGCCTCGTTGATGGTCGGCTTCATACTGATCGGGCAATTGCTGTGGCGTCCCGTTGCGGCGCTCAACGCGGTTGGGGCGGCGGCGCTCTTGATCTTGATTGTGGCTCCGGCGCACCTGTTTCGTCCCGGATTCCAACTCTCGTTTGCGGCGGTGATCGGCATCCTGATCGCCGTGGCGACAGTCGAACCGCGCCTGCATGGTTTCTGGCGGCGCAAGTGGGCGTATACGGCGACTTTGTTCGTCGTGGCCTCGGTGGCGGCCACCGTCGCCACCGCGCCGGTGTCGGCGTGGCACTTTGGTACCGTGCCGATCGCCGGTGTCGTTTCCAATCTGATCATGGTGCCGCTGGCCGGTTTCACGGCGCAGTTGGGGCTTCTGCTCCTGGCGATTTCGCCGTTGTCGGCGACTGTGGCCGGTCTTCTGGCCTGGGCCATCGGTCATCTGCTGAAACTGGCCGTGGCGGTCGCGCAGTATTTCGCCGCGCTGCCGTTGGCAGTGCTGTCGTGGCCGTCGCCGTCGATCTGGGTGATGCTTCATCTGCTCCTGGCGACGGTCCTGTTGTTCAATCTGCGTCATCGCTACCGCTGGTTCCGTCCGTTGGCGTACTATGCCGTCCTGCTCCTCCTTGGCCTGTCGATCCACCGACTGCTCACCTCTCAAACGGCAACGCCCACCATCTCCCTGCTGGATACCGGAGGACGGCGTGTGGCCATCATTGCCGACGCCGCAGGCCAAGTCACCGGCTTGGTCGATGATCCCGGACTCGATGATGATCTGCGCCAGTGGGTCGTTGAGCCGTTCCTTCGCTACACCGTCGGACAGGACGATGCCGCCTCGTGGCTGCCTTGGCGGCGGGATGCTCGCTGGGCCCCGGCGGTCGGCGCGGCGACCGACCGGGAAGGTCCGCGCTGGACACGCTTCCTGTCGGCTGGGGTGGACACGACAGGGCAGCGACGAGTCTGGGCCGATCGTTGGTCTTCGGCACAAGGCACGATTCTGATGTTCCGCGATGTTCCGCCCCGCGATTTGCGGCTGCCGTGGGAGATGCCTTCGTATTCGGCCGAACCGCTGATCCTGATTGTGCCCGCCGCCGCAGCGCCGGCCTGGATCCGCGCGGCGGTCGACGCCTGCCGGCCATCGTCGCTCATCCTTTACGGATCGACCTTTCACCCACGCGACCCGGACGAGGCATTGTCATTCTGGCAATTGCGATTTCCACAATTGCCGATCTACCAGTCCGGCGCGCATGGCGGCATCACCATCGAATGCGGCCCCACCGGCCCGATCATCCATCCGACCGTCGCGAAAAACCCGCCGCCGGCGGGATAA
- a CDS encoding NAD(P)/FAD-dependent oxidoreductase: MPVSDRDYDVVIVGAGPAGGLAAITTARAGLRTLLVEKHAVIGEPLCCAEGISLCGLNDNIPVDRRWIDADIERCVLYSPGGRQLRLHHPDAGYVLSRRRFEQGLVDIAAAHGCDVVTNTEATGLVADDGGRFRGVRLQENGRAYIAGCAVIIAADGIESMVARWAGLDTLLPTDRLDSAAQFLFSGVPDLDPTRMEFYFDTEIAPGGYAWVFPKGEDLANVGIALAPAVAGSRKAMPMLREFMKRRFGAAAPTPLKRTVGGIPEFCGRKFMLKQNVLVTGDAARLLDSITGAGIANALWSGRLAGETAVEFLRDGRGDLSILKRYPERWMAARGRQMRYFLWARQIFLRMSNADLDAVIAATGALYNDQTVTAIDPIDVIKKALRARPSLLRLARHVVW; the protein is encoded by the coding sequence ATGCCGGTATCTGATCGCGACTATGATGTGGTGATCGTCGGCGCCGGGCCGGCGGGGGGCCTGGCGGCGATCACCACCGCGCGCGCCGGACTGCGCACCCTGCTGGTGGAAAAGCACGCGGTGATCGGCGAGCCGCTCTGCTGCGCCGAGGGCATCTCGCTGTGCGGTCTCAACGACAACATCCCGGTGGACCGTCGCTGGATCGACGCCGACATCGAGCGCTGCGTGCTCTACTCTCCCGGGGGCCGGCAACTGCGCCTGCATCACCCCGACGCCGGCTATGTGCTCTCGCGCCGCCGTTTTGAGCAGGGCCTGGTTGACATCGCCGCCGCGCACGGCTGCGACGTGGTCACCAACACCGAGGCCACCGGACTGGTTGCCGACGATGGCGGCCGCTTCCGTGGCGTTCGTTTGCAGGAGAATGGCCGCGCGTACATCGCTGGTTGCGCCGTCATCATCGCTGCCGACGGCATCGAATCAATGGTGGCTCGTTGGGCGGGCCTGGACACGCTCTTGCCCACCGATCGTCTCGATTCGGCGGCGCAATTTCTGTTCTCCGGCGTGCCCGATCTCGACCCGACCCGCATGGAGTTCTACTTCGACACCGAGATCGCGCCGGGCGGTTATGCGTGGGTGTTCCCGAAAGGGGAGGACCTGGCCAATGTCGGCATTGCGCTCGCGCCGGCGGTCGCCGGATCGCGCAAGGCGATGCCGATGCTGCGTGAGTTCATGAAACGACGATTCGGCGCCGCCGCTCCGACGCCTCTGAAACGAACGGTCGGCGGCATTCCCGAATTCTGCGGACGCAAGTTCATGCTGAAACAGAACGTGCTGGTCACCGGCGATGCGGCCCGTCTTCTCGACTCGATCACCGGCGCCGGCATTGCCAACGCGCTGTGGTCGGGACGCTTGGCCGGGGAGACCGCCGTGGAGTTTCTGCGCGATGGCCGCGGCGACCTGTCCATTCTTAAGCGGTATCCCGAGCGCTGGATGGCGGCGCGCGGTCGGCAGATGCGCTACTTTCTCTGGGCGCGGCAGATCTTCCTGCGCATGTCCAATGCCGATCTCGATGCCGTGATCGCCGCGACGGGCGCACTCTACAACGACCAGACCGTGACCGCGATCGATCCGATCGATGTGATCAAGAAGGCCCTGCGGGCCCGTCCGTCACTTTTACGGCTGGCCCGTCATGTGGTCTGGTGA
- a CDS encoding GNAT family N-acetyltransferase: MEPLNLRPYDPVGDTAALAGIAALVTGEPYSSERILYDLTIPGIDPRRDIAVCECTDGRIGGYAVLSINDVSGVRQGRLDCRVPPDVPDWTRLSRALLLWAARRMQEELDTTAAPAALVEMVKDEDWPRREFLEDAGFRAIRFYRIMRLDKPAATVELPPPPGYSYIHGPGAQAAAEYVAMFNDTWVDHYGFMPLTIEYFLHDIESDPDYDPALDIVLVHPDGRFAGFAFCRIEPQDDTIGEVLAIGIRRGHRGVGLGRVLLTHSIRTLTERGVAAVELTVDSENPTGAERLYESVGFQMVSMKRRYRLEADGIIRLATLGIC, encoded by the coding sequence GTGGAACCCCTGAACCTGCGTCCGTACGATCCGGTGGGTGACACCGCGGCGCTGGCCGGCATCGCCGCGCTGGTCACCGGCGAGCCCTATTCCTCCGAACGTATCCTCTACGACCTGACCATCCCCGGCATCGACCCGCGCCGCGACATCGCCGTCTGCGAATGCACCGATGGCCGCATTGGCGGCTATGCGGTGCTGTCGATCAACGATGTTTCCGGTGTCCGGCAGGGGCGACTGGACTGCCGGGTGCCCCCGGACGTGCCCGACTGGACACGGTTGTCGCGCGCGCTGCTCTTGTGGGCGGCGCGGCGCATGCAGGAAGAGCTCGACACGACCGCCGCCCCGGCCGCGCTGGTGGAAATGGTCAAGGATGAAGATTGGCCGCGGCGGGAGTTCCTCGAGGACGCCGGGTTTCGCGCCATCCGCTTCTACCGCATCATGCGGCTCGACAAACCCGCGGCCACCGTCGAATTGCCACCGCCTCCGGGATACTCCTACATCCACGGCCCCGGAGCACAGGCCGCCGCCGAGTATGTCGCCATGTTCAACGACACCTGGGTGGATCACTATGGTTTCATGCCCCTGACGATTGAGTACTTCCTCCACGACATCGAGTCCGATCCCGACTACGATCCCGCGCTGGACATCGTGCTGGTGCATCCCGATGGCCGCTTCGCCGGATTCGCGTTCTGCCGCATCGAGCCACAGGATGACACGATCGGCGAGGTCCTCGCCATCGGCATCCGCCGCGGCCATCGCGGCGTCGGTCTGGGTCGCGTCCTGCTCACACACTCCATCCGCACCCTCACCGAGCGCGGTGTCGCCGCCGTGGAGCTAACCGTCGACTCCGAGAACCCCACCGGCGCCGAGCGGCTCTACGAGTCGGTCGGGTTCCAGATGGTCTCGATGAAGCGGCGCTATCGCCTGGAGGCCGACGGGATCATCCGTCTGGCCACACTCGGCATCTGCTGA
- a CDS encoding PaaI family thioesterase, whose amino-acid sequence MEEIVKYSGCFVCGDQNPHGLRIAFYSDNDEAVAAYVADGRYQGYKGIFHGGLVSTLLDEIMAKAVLARKRYCMTVELTVRFRKAIPVGTSLRLVGRVTGDRGRLLETSGELIGDDGTIFATATGKYLEAASRIEGLTQSLA is encoded by the coding sequence GTGGAGGAGATCGTCAAGTACAGCGGTTGTTTTGTCTGCGGGGATCAGAATCCTCACGGGCTGCGCATCGCGTTTTACTCCGACAACGACGAGGCCGTCGCCGCGTATGTCGCCGATGGCCGATACCAGGGGTACAAGGGCATCTTCCATGGCGGGCTGGTCTCGACCCTGCTGGATGAGATCATGGCCAAGGCGGTCCTTGCGCGCAAGCGGTATTGCATGACGGTGGAATTGACAGTCCGCTTCCGCAAGGCCATCCCGGTCGGAACCTCGTTGCGGCTGGTCGGACGGGTCACCGGCGATCGCGGCCGCCTGCTGGAGACCTCCGGCGAACTCATCGGCGACGATGGAACGATCTTTGCCACCGCCACCGGCAAGTATCTCGAGGCGGCCTCGCGCATCGAGGGACTCACCCAATCGCTCGCCTGA
- the hslU gene encoding ATP-dependent protease ATPase subunit HslU → MSDPVYISGSPDSSEVNLQAELTPQQIVAELDRYIVGQDRGKRAVAIALRNRWRRQRVQGPLRDEIMPNNIIMIGPTGVGKTEIARRLAALAGAPFLKVEASKYTEVGYVGRDVESMVRDLIDLSVAMVKRERAGKVAEKASALADERVLDLLLPPLPRRTARQGAAEAPDHDALAKWERTREKLRAQLQQNLLDDKQVELEASAPRFPVVEVLSPAGIEDLGVNVQEMFSSMMPKKPKRRKVSVADARRILAAEEIDKLVDMDDCVTQAISLVENSGIIFIDELDKIAADRSKSSSGPDVSREGVQRDILPIIEGTSIMTRYGMVKTDHILFIAAGAFHIAKPSDLIPELQGRFPIRVELDSLTAADFVRILTEPQNALIKQYKALLATEKIEVEFTPEAIDEVAQTAQLVNERTENIGARRLHTIMTTLLEDLMFRAPSQKTRKVVFDRRDVQKALRDIVDDEDLSRYIL, encoded by the coding sequence ATGTCCGATCCCGTCTACATCAGTGGCAGTCCCGATTCGTCCGAGGTCAATCTCCAGGCCGAATTGACCCCGCAGCAGATCGTCGCCGAGCTGGACCGCTACATCGTCGGCCAGGACCGCGGCAAACGCGCGGTGGCGATCGCGTTGCGCAACCGCTGGCGCCGCCAACGGGTGCAGGGACCGCTGCGCGACGAGATCATGCCCAACAACATCATCATGATCGGCCCCACCGGCGTCGGCAAAACCGAGATTGCCCGACGCCTGGCCGCGCTGGCGGGAGCGCCCTTCCTGAAGGTGGAGGCCTCGAAGTACACCGAGGTCGGCTATGTCGGACGCGATGTCGAGTCGATGGTGCGCGACCTGATCGATCTGTCGGTGGCGATGGTCAAGCGCGAACGCGCCGGCAAGGTCGCCGAGAAGGCGTCGGCCCTGGCCGATGAACGCGTCCTCGATCTGCTCCTGCCGCCCCTGCCGCGGCGCACCGCCCGTCAAGGCGCCGCCGAGGCGCCCGATCACGACGCGCTGGCCAAATGGGAACGCACCCGCGAAAAGCTGCGCGCCCAGTTGCAGCAGAATCTCCTCGACGACAAGCAGGTCGAGCTGGAGGCGTCCGCGCCCCGGTTCCCGGTGGTGGAGGTGCTCTCGCCGGCCGGGATCGAGGATCTCGGCGTCAACGTGCAGGAAATGTTCTCCTCGATGATGCCGAAAAAACCCAAGCGGCGCAAAGTGTCGGTCGCCGATGCCCGGCGCATCCTCGCCGCCGAGGAGATCGACAAGCTGGTCGACATGGACGATTGCGTGACGCAGGCGATCTCGCTGGTGGAGAACTCGGGCATCATCTTCATCGACGAACTGGACAAGATTGCCGCCGACCGCTCAAAGTCCTCCAGCGGCCCCGATGTCTCGCGCGAAGGGGTCCAGCGCGACATCCTGCCGATCATCGAAGGAACCAGCATCATGACCCGCTACGGCATGGTGAAGACCGACCACATCCTCTTCATCGCCGCCGGCGCCTTCCACATCGCCAAACCCTCCGACCTGATCCCGGAGCTGCAGGGCCGCTTTCCCATCCGCGTCGAACTCGACTCGCTGACCGCCGCCGACTTCGTGCGCATCCTGACCGAGCCGCAAAACGCCCTCATCAAGCAGTACAAGGCGTTGTTGGCCACCGAGAAGATCGAAGTTGAGTTCACCCCGGAAGCGATCGACGAGGTCGCCCAGACCGCGCAACTGGTCAACGAGCGCACGGAAAACATCGGCGCGCGCCGTCTGCACACCATCATGACCACATTGCTGGAGGATCTGATGTTTCGCGCGCCGTCTCAGAAGACCCGCAAGGTCGTCTTCGACCGCCGCGATGTGCAGAAGGCCCTCCGCGACATCGTCGATGACGAGGACCTCAGTCGCTACATTCTGTAG
- the argF gene encoding ornithine carbamoyltransferase, with the protein MPAKKKTARKPARTSKSSAKPKKAAARPKPKTPSGMPAGVKAKDFLRVSDFSTAEIRATLDWALAWKKGKVAPRPLIDQTVGCIFHKPSLRTRQSFEAGIVRFGGHPMFITDREIELGVRETIADVARVMSRYLAMIIIRTFKQSDVEELARYATVPVINALTDASHPCQIMADILTAREHLGRIDNLSVAFLGDGNNVFNSWVELAARIPMDLRLATSPQTLPDMALVEMARKEGHSKITITHEAREAVAGADVVYTDVWASMGQKDLAYERERLLRPFQVNTDLMKHAKATAIVMHCLPAERGREITAEVLDSKQAVVFDEAENRMWAQGAIMAQLLARR; encoded by the coding sequence ATGCCTGCCAAGAAGAAGACCGCCCGCAAACCCGCCCGCACATCCAAGTCGTCCGCCAAACCGAAGAAGGCCGCCGCGCGTCCCAAACCGAAGACTCCCTCCGGAATGCCCGCGGGGGTCAAGGCCAAGGATTTTTTGCGCGTCAGCGATTTCTCCACCGCCGAGATTCGCGCCACCCTCGACTGGGCGCTGGCCTGGAAGAAGGGGAAGGTCGCGCCGCGCCCGCTGATTGACCAGACGGTCGGCTGCATCTTCCATAAACCCTCGCTGCGCACCCGCCAGAGTTTCGAAGCCGGCATCGTCCGCTTTGGCGGCCATCCGATGTTCATCACCGACCGGGAAATCGAGCTCGGCGTGCGCGAGACCATCGCCGATGTTGCCCGCGTGATGTCGCGCTACCTGGCCATGATCATCATCCGCACCTTCAAGCAGTCGGATGTCGAGGAACTGGCGCGCTATGCGACCGTGCCGGTCATCAACGCCCTCACCGACGCGTCGCATCCCTGCCAGATCATGGCCGACATCCTGACCGCGCGCGAGCATTTGGGCCGCATCGACAATCTGTCCGTCGCCTTCCTCGGCGACGGCAACAATGTGTTCAATTCCTGGGTCGAGTTGGCGGCGCGCATCCCGATGGACCTGCGCCTGGCCACTTCGCCGCAGACGCTGCCCGACATGGCGCTGGTCGAGATGGCGCGCAAGGAGGGGCATTCGAAAATCACCATCACCCACGAGGCCAGGGAGGCGGTGGCCGGCGCCGATGTCGTCTACACCGATGTCTGGGCATCGATGGGGCAGAAGGACCTGGCCTACGAACGCGAACGACTGCTCAGGCCCTTCCAGGTCAACACGGACCTGATGAAGCATGCCAAGGCCACGGCGATCGTGATGCACTGTCTGCCCGCCGAGCGCGGGCGGGAGATCACCGCCGAAGTGCTTGACAGCAAGCAGGCGGTGGTCTTCGACGAAGCCGAAAACCGGATGTGGGCGCAGGGCGCCATTATGGCGCAGCTGCTGGCACGACGCTAG
- a CDS encoding 4Fe-4S binding protein, whose translation MPAKELQLDQAACAECGLCVAVCGYDALVLHATELEVIQSECVLCDACVIACPTEALTIE comes from the coding sequence ATGCCTGCGAAGGAACTCCAACTTGATCAAGCGGCCTGCGCCGAGTGCGGCCTCTGTGTGGCCGTCTGCGGCTATGACGCGCTGGTCCTCCATGCCACCGAATTGGAAGTCATCCAGAGCGAGTGCGTGCTCTGCGATGCCTGCGTAATCGCCTGCCCCACCGAGGCGCTGACCATCGAATGA